TTGTTCAAACTTCCCTTTACAGATCACTCATAGACAAAGAGCATGTGGTTGGGAACTTAAATACAAAGAAACCATTCTGAAGGTTTGGTATACATGATTTCAGTGACTTGCACTGCTTCATCTATGACTCTTTATTTAGAATAAAGAAGTTCAAAATTTGAGGCATAACTATAGAAATTGGGCGTGGTCTGATGACATCACCATTATCTTCCATAAGGAAGGTTGCATGTAGGAGTCTCATCCCAATTATGTTGATATTacgttgaacagatactacttagagtatatatactccgtatgtattttttttttttaaactatagAAATCGTAAACTGAAGCATTAATCCAAAATATAAGACCCTCCGTAAACATTTCTAATAATTGCTTGAACCTTTTGTattccacacacacacacaaatctGAAAAAATGAATACACGCTCGGAAATGAAGATGAATTCCAACAAAATTAATGAAGATTGGATTAAACATAACAACTTTAAGTCGCGAATCGAAGGAGAAAATTACCTTTTCTGATCATCGTGACGGCGACAGACGAAGAATGAAGGATGAAAGCGGCAGGAAGAAGGGGTGTTGGAGTCGGAAGTGTAAATGAACTTGCATCTCTTGCACAccttctctctcttcttcctggattcttcatcttctttcacCATGTTTGCATCCTTTTCCATTTCTCAAAATTATTAGCTGCTTGCCTGCTTCCAAGCTCCAAGTACCCTCGTATCTGGTTTAATGCGCTCCGATTAAGCGATTTGGTTAGCTGAATGCTCGTCCGTCTCCAGAGTTAAAACCGCGATTCAGccgttttgttttgttttgttttgtttttttaaatttttattttaatgaaaagTCGATTAAACCATCAAACCAAGAATAGTTTGGTTGACAATGATTTAGGTTTAATTTTAggtaattattaacttatttcaaaaataaattttggtgaattaatcaaattatttcagaaaatttatcaaataaactCTCAAAATCATGTGATATAgcaattaaacttttaaattattaaaattattaattattaggtgTTAAAAATTGGCTGCTTGGTATTGTGGTAAGCATATTACATATTAGTAATGTAATTGTATGgttgaaattaattttaaaataataaagacagaagatattaaatataaaagaagaaaaaagagttaAATAGGTGATCGAATTACACACCaaagtgcaattgaaccattgaatttaaaaaattacaatcatGTTACTGAACATCGCAAATTTAAGCAACTGAACATAAAATGACATGCTGAACATGTAATAGATGATGAGGTGGTTACTAGattaaaaatcactttttttaaaattattattttttaataaaatacctttaaaaaattattatttttaataaaaaagaccTTAAAAAAACGGCTACTCACCCCTCGTTTATGCCAAAAGGCGAAGAACCCATCTTCGTCCCTAATCGACGAAGAGGGGTTCTTTGTCTCCCGGAGACAAAGAAATGGTCTTTGTCTTCGGTCGGAATAAAGAGATGCTCCCTGTCTCCGATGGAGATGAAGGTGGGTGGACATcgatttttgttttattttctttttagatttatttaaaaattattaaaaataaagtaatttttttttagtttaataacCGCCACATCATATATTACTGGattaacatgttattttagGTTCAATTGCATCAATTTACATTGTTCATAGATCCAGTTGTAATTGTTGAGTTAGATGacttaatttttaatgtataattcGATGAATTATTTGACCATTtgatccttatatatatatatatatatatatatatatatatatatatatatatatatatatataattaaaaataagagGAACCATAGTTTCagccaaaaaaagaaaaaataaaattggccAATAATATGAAAAGTTTATTGGCCAATGAAATTGGACATCCCAACACCaaatttgtttctatttttGAGTTGAGTTGCTGTAATTGATTCTTCCGGTACTTCCTTACTTTACCAACTGAAAATACCAAAATTCGTTTCCCGTTGGGGTTTCTTGCCAGCATTTCTCATTGCTCCAGATATGCTATTCTCTCTTATCTGATCATATCTTTTCACTGAATTAGGGTTTTTGAATCTGTATCTCTGCGCTCGTGCTTGGCGTTCTGATTGATTTGATATCGGGGATTCTTCTTTCTGAACTGTTTCGCCGTGTAATATTCTGCCAGAAATTTGAGAGAGTAATGCTAGTTTCTGTGATTCAGCTCTAAATCGTGGATTCTGGACTTCTTATCCAGTTTGGGTGAGCGTAAAGGATTGATCTTTATTCAATTCTATCAACAATTTTGAGGTTTCATTGTTGTTTCAATATTTGGTTATATTTCTCCTGTATATTGTACTATCTGTTTCTGTGGTTCAAGTCTGTTTGGCTCCCCCTTTTGATGGATTTCATGGGAGAAGAAAACTGGGGTGTTGCTGGTTTGAATGACCAGGCTCTTTGGGCTACTGAGGATGATTATAGTGCCTGGAACAATGGTCCCTCTGGTGAAACCACCCCTTCAAACTCTAGCCATGATGGGAAGTACCGGTCTGGCAGTGAGCCTCCTAACAAGAAATCCCGAAATTCCCAGGGTTCAGACTCTCATGTCATAGTCCCTAATAGGTCCAAAGCGATTGGCAAGATGTTCTTCAAGACGAAATTGTGTTGCAAGTTCCGCGCTGGGGTCTGCCCCTATATAACCAATTGTAACTTTGCTCATGGGCTGGAAGAGCTGCGGAAGCCGCCCCCTAATTGGCAAGAGATTGTCACTGCACACGAGAGCGATCGTGGGGGAGCGCCAGTGGAGTCGAGGGAGGAACACCAGATTCCTATTTTGAGTTCCCCTGATTCACGGGCCGAGTTTCAGAGGTCTTACAAAGGAAGGCACTGCAAGAAGTTCTATACTGAAGAGGGATGCCCGTTTGGGGATAGTTGCACGTTCCTTCATGATGAACAGTCGCGGTCTAGGGAGAGTGTTGCAATAAGCGTGACTCCTACTGCAGGCAGTTGTGGTGGTAACAATTCAATTGCAGTAAACCAAAAGCCTACCAACTGGAAGACAAGAATTTGTAATAAGTGGGAGACTACAGGGTACTGCCCGTTTGGCAGCAAGTGTCATTTTGCTCATGGAGCAGCAGGTAAGGCGAAATTTTGCTAGTATGTTAAATTTCTGTTTGTTTGCCTCGTCTTATGGTAAAAATGCCTGTCTTATTGAAGTAGGGTTAATCTTCCCTTATAGTGTGGTGGAGAATACACATCTAAAGCATCCTGATTCCATAATTTAGATTGACATactggccctgtttggtaaaatggctgttagttgattgggttagagggtatgATTACttataacattagctgattgtagNGGGGATTTGATGTGGTAGTCCTGAGCTTGCTGTCCCAGCTTCATAGATTGGTTGTTTTATACATTAATGAGCACATAAACAAGTTTGTAAACAATGGAAGAAATAAAGGACGGGATGATATAAGGGAAAGAGTTGGAACAAGGACTCTGCTTATAGAATGGGATTTCAGTCTGGTTCAAAACAGTGAAGGATCTTGAACCAAAATTTATCCCCCCATTCTCCCAAGTAATAGGAAAGGGGATCGAGAAGTCTATATGGCATGACATATTCCATGTTGGGATGACCTATCCTTGAGGTACTGAGTGACAAGAAGTCTGTGTTTATAGAAGTTGTAGGTGGAGTGTGGTAAGAAGGGGGATGGGAGAGAGTGCTCCTAAAATGGCTATAACCCCATAGACATGTTTGAGAAATAGCAGCAAATGAACAAATGACCTAAAATTGCAAACAGGCCGATTAACAATACTTTGGAAAGCAAGAGATGTTagtatatttattcattacttaATAGTGCTTGCAAATTCGCATTAAGCGATTAACAGTTCATAGTTCTTGTGGTTGTCAAAACCTGCCATGCATTGCTTGTGTTCCATTTTCCTTCTAACTTATCAAAACATGGTTCGACATTCTTCATAAAAATCTCAGTTATATGGAGTAGTATTCAATTCTCATACCAACCATTGTTCATTTTAGCTTCAGACACGCTTCAACTGTGCTAATGATTGCTACTCTAGGGTGCATGTTTTTACAGTGTTGTAAAACTCAGCCTAGGCGGCCATCAACCATCTGATGGGCACCTAGCGCCTTCCACAACACTGTTTTTAATTACCAAGTGGCATACAGGGCTGACTTGGAAGGGAAATATCCCCTGAGCATTCTGGATGCCCTCATCATAACAAGCTTTCAATGGTTGAATATTTCTTTCCATCTTTGAACCAATTTTGCCACAAAGTGAAAGGCTGTTTATGCATTGGATTACTGGACTCATCTTGTAAAATGGCATTCTTCAATGCACTGATTGCAATCTGTTTCCGAAATTTCTGGCAGAGCTGCATAATTTTGGTGGAGGGCCAACGGAGGGTGAAGGCAAAGATTTCGCATCAGTTCCTTCAGATGTAAAGCAGGGAGGGTCGTTAAAGCCAGTAGATACCATGGTTGCCTCAGCCACATCTGCTCCCAATGCAGATGTTTATCATTTGGGTTCGGGTGTATCGTTGCAAAGACCTTCTAACATAACTCAGAGGCCGGGGGAGAGGCCTATTCAGAAATGGAAAGGACCGAATAGAATAAGCAAAATCTACGGGGACTGGATAGATGATATGGAATGAGAGGGCAAAACCTGATATTAAGCAGAGGATGCTAAGTGTTCTTGAATGCAAAAGTTCTGAGTAGAGATGTAATACCTTTTTGTCAGGTCCAGgcaatgttgttgttgttgtatgtCAATAATGTTAACATACCATAGTACATAGAGACGACTATGGAAatgaataatttataataatatcattttgTACCATCTTAGCAGATACTGTTCCAAATGAGACTGATCTCTTTCCTTTTATTTTGTGAATTACTAGTCAGGACAATAAATGCGAGGAGTTAAAATAAGAATGAGTTCAATTACAATCAtataaagaagaaaatttattcggtaaaaacAAAAGcgattaaaatgaaaatttttctaTGGCACCAGACATGTATCCCAAGGACATTTCTTTCTCCACATGATTACATGAACTcaatatctatctatctatctccGAATTATCACCtacttttatttaatattatatgttatatataatatatattaaacaaataaataaaataaaaaccaaaaaaaaaaaaaaaaaaaaaaaaaaaaNNNNNNNNNNNNNNNNNNNNNNNNNNNNNNNNNNNNNNNNNNNNNNNNNNNNNNNNNNNNNNNNNNNNNNNNNNNNNNNNNNNNNNNNNNNNNNNNNNNNNNNNNNNNNNNNNNNNNNNNNNNNNNNNNNNNNNNNNNNNNNNNNNNNNNNNNNNNNNNNNNNNNNNNNNNNNNNNNNNNNNNNNNNNNNNNNNNNNNNNNNNNNNNNNNNNNNNNNNNNNNNNNNNNNNNNNNNNNNNNNNNNNNNNNNNNNNNNNNNNNNNNNNNNNNNNNNNNNNNNNNNNNNNNNNNNNNNNNNNNNNNNNNNNNNNNNNNNNNNNNNNNNNNNNNNNNNNNNNNNNNNNNNNNNNNNNNNNNNNNNNNNNNNNNNNNNNNNNNNNNNNNNNNNNNNNNNNNNNNNNNNNNNNNNNNNNNNNNNNNNNNNNNNNNNNNNNNNNNNNNNNNNNNNNNNNNNNNNNNNNNNNNNNNNNNNNNNNNNNNNNNNNNNNNNNNNNNNNNNNNNNNNNNNNNNNNNNNNNNNNNNNNNNNNNNNNNNNNNNNNNNNNNNNNNNNNNNNNNNNNNNNNNNNNNNNNNNNNNNNNNNNNNNNNNNNNNNNNNNNNNNNNNNNNNNNNNNNNNNNNNNNaaaaaaaaaaaaaaaaaaaaacaaaaaaaaaaaaaaaaaaaaaaaaaaaaaggagaagcgATCATGCACCCAACAAGCACATGTAATGCACAGCACCTGCACAAATTCTGCATATTGGCAACTTTTACCTTTTGAAATGTAATGTGGGAAGGAAGAACTAACCTTAGAGTCTGCATATTGGCCGCTTTTACCTTTTGAAATGTAATGTGGGAAGGTAGAGCTGATATGAGGAGGCATTATCTATATTCTTACTGCTATAGAGTGCTAGTAATCTTATGTGTATATACTAACAATAACAAATTTGTCTGTGCAATCTGAAGTATGGGAGAAAGAGAGCAGAAACAGCTAACATTCTAACAAAAGTTGTAGATCCTGCAAATTACAAACATTTCATGAAACTAACAAAATCCATGCAGAATGGCACCTTGCCCCTTGCCCCCTACCCCCCTACTTCTCTCTAACGCCCTAAAAAAGGAAAAGCGTTGTATTTACATGTCTTCTTCCGGGCTCAGTCTTTGAAGAACTACCCTGCTCCTTGTCAGGGTAAGGaaatgaaagagagagagaaagggaggtAGAAACTTCCTCCTCCATCACACTTGTTGCTGCATCATCTGTAGGCAGTTCGTGTTTCTTGCCTACATTTCCACCTAAGAACAGCGGGGGTGATGGGGTGATGGATTTTGCTTCAGTCACTAAAGCAAGCTCGAGATTAGGTGCCTTGTCGTGGAGTAGATCTTCCTCCAAAGGATGCACTTTCCGCTGCATCATGCTGCCATCAAACCCAATCTCATCAGCAGGAAGTGGAGCAACAGGGAAGAAGAATGTCTCTGCACGCCCTGAGCGTCCCAAGATGCTCATCTCACTCGAAGCTTCATGGTGAGCTTTCTCTTGTGGAGAAGGCACGGAAGCTGCACGATGGAGGCCCGACAGGAATCCATAACTCGAGTGGCTTGCTTGGTCATTATGTCCACTGAATTCATCAATTAAAGACTTCCCTTTTCTGTTGTGATGGACTGAAACCAAGCTGTCGTGACTGTAATTTGGAAGTCCGTGGGTTGTTCCAGGGGCGGCAGATTGCAACACAGTCTCCACGGAATCTGCACGCCTATTGATCAAATTCATGTTTGAGTGTGATGGCATCATCTCTCTCACCAAAGCAGCTTCTTCATTAGTAGATCCATCAGCCAAAGGCATATCACCAAGATGCACATCATCTTCATCACTACATTTCATCAATGAGCTCCTGACAGAAGCTACATCCTGCACAGCAGCTGGAACTTCACGAAAACAATGCAATGGCTGGTGTCTATAGGGTTTGGTAGCAGCACATTGGACTGAGAGCTGACCACTCATAGTAGGATTCCTAACTCTCTCGTCAGTAGGAGCGGAAATGTGTTGTGCATCCGCTCTACAGTCGGAAGCAATATCTTCCTCCTACAAGAAGCATAAACATGAAATCATCAAAATTACATACTGCTTGTTGtgctaataatatttatatagctAGAGAGAACACTAATTCCCAACATATGAAGAAAGGATCACCAATGTGCAAAACAGGAGCACTTCGTGTATAATCCTAGACCTTTATGCCTAAATAGACAGAACTTTGGGCTTATTTctacatataattatttattttatagacacacacacattcACCACATCCTTCCCCACCAACACCCCAACCAGGccaaatattgttatatatttgaATGTAGGAAGAGCATGAAGTACTGCACCAAGATGATCCTGTGAGGTAAAGGCATATAAAGCAGTATTTTCAGGTAAAGGCATATCTTTATATGCTTAATGATACATCACCTCTCTCACCAAAGCAGTATTTTCAGGTAAAGGCAGGATGATCCTGGAGATATCTTGAGTCAATAATTTCTCAGCACCAAGAGCATGTAAACAGTTTTCCTTATTCCCTTTGAACACACCCCACAGGAAAAACATCATATTCCACCCTGCACATACCAGGTAAGCAAAGTAGAAATGAGAAAGGCTAGCTACGATAGAGCCCTCAAAATCATAAGGCAATCCATGGTTCATATAAGAATACCAGCTGAAATTTTCCAAATACCACACAGTATAGGTAAAGTAAGCAAAGAACAAAATGCATGCAGCCTAATGCAAactattcattttaatttttcattatcaAAGCACTAAGCTAGTATAAAATCATGTTCAgcataatttcttaaaatgcCTCCAGAAATCATATTGACCAACTTCTATAAATAAAATCCTAGAAAGAAGCACGTGATGCTATACTTACGGTGGAATTTCTCAGGAAGCTGGTTAGATGGGAATATCAGCAGCTCAATGCCTCCAAAATTTCCTTTCAGAGCTAGGTCATGCATCATCATATCCCCAAGCAAAATTTTGTAGCTCTTCTCATAACTGCACCATTTTCAATACATAACTTCTAGATAGTATAAGCAATTatattgaaagaaaagaaaatatgattAGAAAGGGAAATCAGGAAGGGTACCTCTCTATATCCACAGGGAAGAAAAAGAGTGCTATGTTATCCTCCCTAACGCCACACTCCTGGAACTGTATTGGCCAGTAACTCAAACGTGAAATTTCATTAAGCATGAGCTTCTGAGGGAATTTGTTAGCAGcatctaaaactttaggtgatGCACGTGTTGATAAATGAGCCTGAATTCCATCACATAGAATAAGGGTTTTCCCGCTCCTGTGAATCTCAAAACCTCCTCTGCACAGGAACATCATGCATAAGATGAGCATCTTTCAAAATGTAGCAACTCCTTGAAATTCCAATCAAGATATcaaaatgaaaagaagaaaaaaaatatgttaaaagttTCAAAGTCATACTGCCATATGTACTGATGTTCTGGGATGGTTGCTTTCAGAAGTGCTTTTTCTACTGGAGAATGGGATTGTACATTAATTCTAGAAGATTTTCCATCAGAAGGGGCCTCAGGACCTGCATCTCCAGTTCCTATAGGAACTTCAGCAGAATGCAATATCAACTGCTCTGCATTGTTCTTGGTCTCCTGTTTGGAAGAGCAGGCAGTTGATTGTTGCAATCTCTTAAGCTCTTCATGTGTCTCTTTGGAACACTTCATATTTCTTCTGTAGCTTGGGCTAGGTAATTGGTCCGGAAAAGAGATATCATTATTCTTGTTCAATGCCAACAAGTCTTTAATACGGTCAGAGACTTTGTTCTTCCAAAACTTTCCAGGTTTCTTGAGCATTGCTGCCTCAATTGCAGCTTTTACATCACCAGACCAATTTGTGACCTCTCCTGAATTCTTTACAGCAGGCGCATCTAAAGACAATTCAGTTCCATTAACTGTGCTAAATTGCACCGCATGACCACTTCCTTTACCTTTCTGGCAAGAAACATTTTTTCCACTGGCAGTACTCGCCTGTCTTGAGTGACTCCCAGAATTCTCCCTTGCTCTCTGGCCACACTCTTTTGATTCCATGGGCTGAGACAATCCATCCTGTACAACTTTTTCACTACTACATACAGTTCTCACAGCAATATAAGAACTTGAAGAGGAATCCCCCTTTGTACTAATTTGATTAGGcttttcttcattatttttaaatctattAGCCACTGAAGCTCCATCGACATGTGATGCTTGCTTCTTAGTTTCACCTGATATGGATGGAAGCacccattaaaaataaatattaaacaagAAGCAAACAAATGGTAATCAGGACCCTGATCAGAAATATCACCTGGCAACTTTGAATCAGTAACCTTCACAGTAGATTGTAAGGAGGGATCACCATGAGGTGATGACTTTTTATCACTCCTGGATGAAGATATGGCAACACAACTGGTGTGTTCTGATCTTAGAGAATTTTCACATAAACTTTTATCTTTGACCTTTTTTGGCCCTTCCATATCCCGATCATGAGAAGACCTTGGAGATAACATTTTGACTTTTGATTCGACATCATTTAATTGGGTTGACTTTGGTGGCTTAAAAGACATGGATTTTCCCAATGATCTAACTGCTCCCTCCTTTGAATTGATAAAAGCTGTTTCCCTAACTGATTTCTGCTTCACAGGAGAAACTTGATCCACAAGTTTGACCTTTGGTTTGGCACTCGAGGAGCTGAATGAATTGGACTTTGAGAAAATACCTGCACAGTTAATTTTCACAGAAGCCAAAATTTTACGCTCTAGGTAACATTGAGATCAGACATTAAATTAGTTGTATGAAGCAAACTAAATAACATTACTACCTCGAGGAGGTTGTGGCTGGGGGGCTGTAGAAGAAGGGACCTTAGCTGCAAAAGAACCAGAAGAAAAAGGATTTAAAGGTTTCACTTTCCCCCTCTCTAAGTTCTTAAATGAACTTTCATGAGAAAGTGAAGCAACCCTATTGGGGATTTTTGCCTTTGGTGAGCACAAAATTGGTTCAAGAGCTCGTTTCTTTGCCACAGAGGAAACCCCACTTTCATTTGGCAGTGGATTTACAAGTTTAACTTTTCCCTTCTCTAAATTCTTAAATGAACTTTCACGGTGAAGTGAAGGAACCTTTGTCTGCATCTgtgcctttggtgaacccaaaATTGGTTCAAGAGCTCGCTTCATTGTTGCAGAAGAAAAGTCACTGCCATATGAAAGTTGGTTTACAAGTTTAACCTTCTTCTTCTCTAAGTTCTTAAATGAACTTTCACGAGAAAGTGAAGTGACCCTATTGGGGATTTGTGCCGTTGGTGAGCGCAACTCAAGACGCTGCCTTTTTGTCGGAGAAGAAACTTCACTATCGTCTGTGCATCTCTTGCCAGATGTTTTCAGATAAGAACGTTCTTCAATAGCTTTGTCTCCCCAAAAATCAGAAGTTTTTTGCTCCATCTTTAAAGGATGATCAGACTTAGCAATGATTGCCCTTCTAGATGGCGAAGTCTTTTCCTTCTCATTGACCCTACCACTGTTAGCATGCTTATTCTTCATCTCTTGGTCGAATTTACATTCCTCACACAGCCAATCACCCTCCGGAATTTTCTCGAGCATTTTTTGCATGCAATAACTAGGATACAATCACAAAACAAGAAAATGTCATGAAAAGCACTAACAGATAGTAGATGGAGTATAAAACAACTTGAGGGCTTACGTATGTTCAGCTCCATCAGTACACCTAGAACATATGGCAAGTAAATACTCTCGTCCTACGTCCCCACATATATCACAAACTTTGACCTGTTCTCAGCAAAACAAATAGTTCAGGCAACAggaccccaaaaaaaaaaaaaaaaaaaaaaaaNTAAGGGTTTTCCCGCTCCTGTGAATCTCAAAACCTCCTCTGCACAGGAACATCATGCATAAGATGAGCATCTTTCAAAATGTAGCAACTCCTTGAAATTCCAATCAAGATATcaaaatgaaaagaagaaaaaaaatatgttaaaagttTCAAAGTCATACTGCCATATGTACTGATGTTCTGGGATGGTTGCTTTCAGAAGTGCTTTTTCTACTGGAGAATGGGATTGTACATTAATTCTAGAAGATTTTCCATCAGAAGGGGCCTCAGGACCTGCATCTCCAGTTCCTATAGGAACTTCAGCAGAATGCAATATCAACTGCTCTGCATTGTTCTTGGTCTCCTGTTTGGAAGAGCAGGCAGTTGATTGTTGCAATCTCTTAAGCTCTTCATGTGTCTCTTTGGAACACTTCATATTTCTTCTGTAGCTTGGGCTAGGTAATTGGTCCGGAAAAGAGATATCATTATTCTTGTTCAATGCCAACAAGTCTTTAATACGGTCAGAGACTTTGTTCTTCCAAAACTTTCCAGGTTTCTTGAGCATTGCTGCCTCAATTGCAGCTTTTACATCACCAGACCAATTTGTGACCTCTCCTGAATTCTTTACAGCAGGCGCATCTAAAGACAATTCAGTTCCATTAACTGTGCTAAATTGCACCGCATGACCACTTCCTTTACCTTTCTGGCAAGAAACATTTTTTCCACTGGCAGTACTCGCCTGTCTTGAGTGACTCCCAGAATTCTCCCTTGCTCTCTGGCCACACTCTTTTGATTCCATGGGCTGAGACAATCCATCCTGTACAACTTTTTCACTACTACATACAGTTCTCACAGCAATATAAGAACTTGAAGAGGAATCCCCCTTTGTACTAATTTGATTAGGcttttcttcattatttttaaatctattAGCCACTGAAGCTCCATCGACATGTGATGCTTGCTTCTTAGTTTCACCTGATATGGATGGAAGCacccattaaaaataaatattaaacaagAAGCAAACAAATGGTAATCAGGACCCTGATCAGAAATATCACCTGGCAACTTTGAATCAGTAACCTTCACAGTAGATTGTAAGGAGGGATCACCATGAGGTGATGACTTTTTATCACTCCTGGATGAAGATATGGCAACACAACTGGTGTGTTCTGATCTTAGAGAATTTTCACATAAACTTTTATCTTTGACCTTTTTTGGCCCTTCCATATCCCGATCATGAGAAGACCTTGGAGATAACATTTTGACTTTTGATTCGACATCATTTAATTGGGTTGACTTTGGTGGCTTAAAAGACATGGATTTTCCCAATGATCTAACTGCTCCCTCCTTTGAATTGATAAAAGCTGTTTCCCTAACTGATTTCTGCTTCACAGGAGAAACTTGATCCACAAGTTTGACCTTTGGTTTGGCACTCGAGGAGCTGAATGAATTGGACTTTGAGAAAATACCTGCACAGTTAATTTTCACAGAAGCCAAAATTTTACGCTCTAGGTAACATTGAGATCAGACATTAAATTAGTTGTATGAAGCAAACTAAATAACATTACTACCTCGAGGAGGTTGTGGCTGGGGGGCTGTAGAAGAAGGGACCTTAGCTGCAAAAGAACCAGAAGAAAAAGGATTTAAAGGTTTCACTTTCCCCCTCTCTAAGTTCTTAAATGAACTTTCATGAGAAAGTGAAGCAACCCTATTGGGGATTTTTGCCTTTGGTGAGCACAAAATTGGTTCAAGAGCTCGTTTCTTTGCCACAGAGGAAACCCCACTTTCATTTGGCAGTGGATTTACAAGTTTAACTTTTCCCTTCTCTAAATTCTTAAATGAACTTTCACGGTGAAGTGAAGGAACCTTTGTCTGCATCTgtgcctttggtgaacccaaaATTGGTTCAAGAGCTCGCTTCATTGTTGCAGAAGAAAAGTCACTGCCATATGAAAGTTGGTTTACAAGTTTAACCTTCTTCTTCTCTAAGTTCTTAAATGAACTTTCACGAGAAAGTGAAGTGACCCTATTGGGGATTTGTGCCGTTGGTGAGCGCAACTCAAGACGCTGCCTTTTTGTCGGAGAAGAAACTTCACTATCGTCTGTGCATCTCTTGCCAGATGTTTTCAGATAAGAACGTTCTTCAATAGCTTTGTCTCCCCAAAAATCAGAAGTTTTTTGCTCCATCTTTAAAGGATGATCAGACTTAGCAATGATTGCCCTTCTAGATGGCGAAGTCTTTTCCTTCTCATTGACCCTACCACTGTTAGCATGCTTATTCTTCATCTCTTGGTCGAATTTACATTCCTCACACAGCCAATCACCCTCCGGAATTTTCTCGAGCATTTTTTGCATGCAATAACTAGGATACAATCACAAAACAAGAAAATGTCATGAAAAGCACTAACAGATAGTAGATGGAGTATAAAACAACTTGAGGGCTTACGTATGTTCAGCTCCATCAGTACACCTAGAACATATGGCAAGTAAATACTCTCGTCCTACGTCCCCACATATATCACAAACTTTGACCTGTTCTCAGCAAAACAAATAGTTCAGGCAACAggaccccaaaaaaaaaaaaaaaaaaaaaaaagtctcacAAGTAAGAACATACTTTTTCCAATAAACACATGTTGAGTGATAAAGGCTA
This portion of the Ipomoea triloba cultivar NCNSP0323 chromosome 5, ASM357664v1 genome encodes:
- the LOC116019065 gene encoding uncharacterized protein LOC116019065; amino-acid sequence: MEKDANMVKEDEESRKKREKVCKRCKFIYTSDSNTPSSCRFHPSFFVCRRHDDQKRYYELGPDDPPYAAKFYDCCGAEDPEASGCTTDFHISYDDE
- the LOC116021120 gene encoding zinc finger CCCH domain-containing protein 56-like — its product is MDFMGEENWGVAGLNDQALWATEDDYSAWNNGPSGETTPSNSSHDGKYRSGSEPPNKKSRNSQGSDSHVIVPNRSKAIGKMFFKTKLCCKFRAGVCPYITNCNFAHGLEELRKPPPNWQEIVTAHESDRGGAPVESREEHQIPILSSPDSRAEFQRSYKGRHCKKFYTEEGCPFGDSCTFLHDEQSRSRESVAISVTPTAGSCGGNNSIAVNQKPTNWKTRICNKWETTGYCPFGSKCHFAHGAAELHNFGGGPTEGEGKDFASVPSDVKQGGSLKPVDTMVASATSAPNADVYHLGSGVSLQRPSNITQRPGERPIQKWKGPNRISKIYGDWIDDME